Within the Opitutaceae bacterium TAV5 genome, the region TCCCCAGGTCAATGGCCCTTGTTTTCGTATCTTTCCAGGCATTACTGAATGCAAGCTGGCGCTGCAAAACCTCGCCAAGCCGCTTATGCTCCGCGGTGAGGGCGGCGACATCCTTGCCCTCGGCCTTGAGGGCAATGGTGCGGTCCTTTATCGCCTTCTCCGACCTTCTGTAAGTCTTCTCCGCCTGGTCATGCTGTTTGGTGAGGCGGGCCAGAATGGCGGCCTGCTCCTCGGTCGGAGCCGCCGCGCTCTCCATCGCCCTTCTGGACGACTCGTACTGGATCATGAGGCGCGCCTGGGCGTCGGTTTGCTCCTTGGTGCGGAATGTGACGCCGGCCATTTTCTCCTCGAACGCAAGGAGCGCCTTTTCGGATTCCTCAAAATGCTTGGCGGCGCGAGTCGAATCTAACGTATCCCGGTATTTGTCGAGGGCCAGCTTGGCGTCGGCGAGAGCTGTAGTGTTTTTCTCGTGCTCTCCGAAATCGGGAAGGCCAAGTCCCTGTTGCTGTGCCCTGGTCTTTTCGACGATGCCGCCGAGTCCGCTGATATCGCCCTTGGCCTTGCCCATCGTGGATGCCCAGCCTGCGCCGAGCGCGGCGCCAAGCGTGAGGGTGACTGCGGTTCCGGTGGATGCCATGCCGCGACTCTAGCGCAGCAGACAGACGGGGTCTTGTGCGGAGGGTGTGACCCGGCAAGAGCGTCAGAGGAAGGAAAGCGTGATGCCGGCCGCTTCCAGTATGGCGACGAGCGCACCCGCAAAAAGCAGGAAGGTCAGACCGGCAACCAGGAGGGTAACGAAGGCTGCAACAGGGTGCTCAATGACAAACAGCACCCCCGCAAGCAGGACGGTGGCGAATGTTTTGAGTGCCTCGATCATGCCGGGAGCCTGCAACAAAATGCCCCGCCCGTCAAGGACGACAGGCGGGGCGCCAATCAGTGGGCGGCAGACTTGCTGAGGTCGATGGCTGCCTGGAGAAATTCTACAAATTCCTCGAAATCGAGGCGATCGATTTCCGATAGCGGCCAGCCGGTGGAGTGGGCGAGCGCGATGATGCCCCGCGTCAGGTCGTGGCGCGGGGGGAGATAAAACCCGCCGCGGCCTTCGAGACTTCGAGGAAGTCGGCGCCGTCCATGCGGTCAATGTCTTCGGGGGAGAGCTCGGCAAGATTGCCGGCAAGACGCGCCTCCTTGTCGAAGTCAGTGCCTCCGCTGTTGTGCATGATGCGCAGGTCGCGCACGAGGGGCCGGCGAATGGTGACTTCGCTGCATTCGGTGCCGTCGGCCTTTTTGAAGGGATGCTTGAGCTTGATGGTTGTCATGGTGGATTGATACGAATTCCAGAAATGGGAGCAGGAGCGGGAATCGAACCCGCACATTCCGCGTTATGAGCGCGGCGAGCTACCGTTACTCTACCCTGCTAAAGGGGCCCGCCTATTTGAGCATCGTTGATAGGCTTGGCAGGCACTGAAAGATTTTACATGCCGAGGGCCCGGCGCTGCTCGGCAAGCTGGTCAACGCCGTTGACGATCCGCTTCATGTTGGGGACGTCGATCTCGTGGACGACGCGCCCGCCTTGCGTGTATTTGTAATACGAGAGCGTGGCCGTGAATTTGACCGTCGCCTTCTCGCCGGGCTTCCAGGCTCCGTGTTCGTGCGCCTTGACGAGGCCGGTCATTTTGACCTCGACGGCCGTAACGGTGTCTCCGAGGGACTGGAGGGCGCCACGGGCGGTCAGGTTGATGCTCTTGCCGAAGGTGGCGAGGATTCCCTCGTCAACCTTGGAGAGGGTGCCGGAGGCTTCGAGCTTCTCCATGCCCTGGTCAATATCGAGCGGGGCGTCCATGCCGGCTGCACGGTATTCCTCGGTCTTGAGGGTGAGGTTGGGAAGCTGCATTTCGTCGATGTTGCCGGCATAGCCGACAGACTCGACGAAGAGGTTGAAGTTTTTGAGGATGTTGTCGGCGGCGGCCATGATGCGGTATCCTTGTTTCTGTTACGTTGGCGGTGCGGGTTGGCGGTGCAGGTTGCGGATTAGCTGCTAGCGAAGATAACGTCGTAGTAGTCCTCGACGGTCTCGGCGTAGAAGGCGATGTGCTCGGCGGGCGGAGGCGGCGTGAACTTGTAGCGGAACCGGATGACGCCCTGCGCGAGGTCGTTGTTTTCGTTGTCGGCACGGTCATACCAGCACTCGCCGCCGAGGATGGCGCCCATTGCGACGAGGGAGCGCAGGTAGCTGTTGACGCCGTCGGCGATGGACTCGCAAAGCTGGCGCGTGACGGGGCGGTCAACGGCCCACAGGTGGGCGCGCTGGATCGAGTCGGCGATAACGTCGGCGGTGCGGCGCGTGGAGAGGAAGGCGAACTGCGGATCGCTGGAGAGGGTGCGGTTGCCCCACAGGCGGAAGCCGTCCTGCCGGATGATGGTGGCGACGTTTTGCTCGTTGAGGAGGTTGGCGCGGGAGTTGGGATCGCCGAGGAGGAAATCGACGGGGCGGGCGGTGCCGGTGATGCCGAGGATTTCCTGGTTGGAGGGGGACCACCAGAAGCCGCGGTCGTTGTCAGACTTGGCGATGAGGCCGGCGACGCGGGCGGAGTTGGGGCGGACGACTTCGACGCCGTCGGCGAACACCTTGACGGCGGGATCGACGAGGTAGGCGCGGGCGTTGCCGAAGTCGCCGGCGTAGGTGATGGCGGCTTCATCGGTGGTGTTGGGCCCGTCGATCGGGACGACGGCGCGGAGGCGGTCGGCGACGGAGAGGAGTTCGTCGGCGCAGGCTTTTGTATTCGTAAAGCCAGGAGCGATGAGGATGCGCGGGGAGAAGCCGACGACGGACTCGGCATCGACTAGGCACTGGATGCCGGTCGAGCCGTCGGGGGTGACGTCGCCGATGATGTTGGTGAGGGTGGCGGCGGCGATTTCAGCGGGGGTGGCGCCTTCGCCTTCGGCGACGCGGACGACAATGACGACGGCGCCGACCTGGTCGAAGATGTCGTCAAGCGCGGCGGGGAGCGTGCCGGTCTCGCCGAGCAGGGCGGCTTCGCGGCGGGACGCGGCGATGAGCACGGGGCGGTTAAGCGGGAAGGCAGCGGCGTCGGCCTCGGGAGCGGTGCCGACGATGCCGATGACGGAGGTTCTGACGGTGCGGATGGCGCGGGGGCCGTTGGTGACTTCGAGGACTTCGACGCCGTGGAGAAACGTGGTGCTCATGAGTTTTGCGGAGAGGTTAGCGTGTGATCGGGAAAGGGTCTTGTGCGGCTTGTGTGCGAGACGGTTATTTTGTCATGCGGTCGAGTTGCCGTTTGATTTCGGCGGTGCGCTCGTCGATGCGCAGGAGCAGTTCGCGGGAGTTTTGCACCTGCTCTTCCAGCGTGTT harbors:
- a CDS encoding tail protein, whose amino-acid sequence is MSTTFLHGVEVLEVTNGPRAIRTVRTSVIGIVGTAPEADAAAFPLNRPVLIAASRREAALLGETGTLPAALDDIFDQVGAVVIVVRVAEGEGATPAEIAAATLTNIIGDVTPDGSTGIQCLVDAESVVGFSPRILIAPGFTNTKACADELLSVADRLRAVVPIDGPNTTDEAAITYAGDFGNARAYLVDPAVKVFADGVEVVRPNSARVAGLIAKSDNDRGFWWSPSNQEILGITGTARPVDFLLGDPNSRANLLNEQNVATIIRQDGFRLWGNRTLSSDPQFAFLSTRRTADVIADSIQRAHLWAVDRPVTRQLCESIADGVNSYLRSLVAMGAILGGECWYDRADNENNDLAQGVIRFRYKFTPPPPAEHIAFYAETVEDYYDVIFASS